The Anastrepha ludens isolate Willacy chromosome 2, idAnaLude1.1, whole genome shotgun sequence DNA window CCATCGAGAGGTACATCGTAGCCACACTCTTCTAATACCTCTTCGCGAGCAATCTGACGCCAACTCTTTTCCTTATCCACAATACCAGCGCACAGTTCTAAAGTGATACCAATGTTTGGGCGAACTCTCTTCAAGTCTATTTCTGCCGCATCATATCCGCAAGCAGTATATTTACTATGGTAGACAGCTAAAAGACAAAAATCAAGGTTAGTAAGAATGAGCTAGCATTTAGCTAAGGTCGAGGGCGTTACAATGCAAAGGCACAACGCACCTGGTCTAAACTGTCTCACAAAGATTAGAACGCGCCGTGTTGAGTTGTACAGAATTACCGCAACGCTATCATGTACTTTTAataaatcccaatttttttcgaCACCATTCTGTACATAGTAGAGTCTAAAGGGCTTCACGTAAGGCGAATCATTTGGCAGTGGTCCCATCCACATCTTTGTTATATTATCCATTGTATCACAAAATTTACTAAGTTTCCGCAATATATGACGGTAAAATATATTGAAGATAAAACGAGCGATCGCGTAACGCTAGAGATGTAAATActgatacgaaaaaaaaaatagtttgtacTTTGATAAGAAATTAGCACAACATTCAAATATCATTAAACATtgaaatatatgcatacataagtatacatGTACGCATTTACTTCGTACCTATTCCGCACTCGAAATGATGTATCTTTGCATGTGCAAAAATGCAATGTAATTTCAAACCAGAGTACAAGAAAAATCGAAACGTGCCACTGAAAAAAAATGACTCTAGGGCAAAACACACGTATAATAAAAAGTTTCTGTACGCCGGGGAAAAATGCACAATTGACAGCCACTGTCAACACATCTACTCTCAAGGTGAATaaaattctatcattcttgatctATAGTGCGCATATAGTGGCAACGCAAAAATCATGAATAGAatctatggtgaaaaaaatttagaagatgTGGCCAAAATCAGTCCGTTAGCCGGCTCTCAGCGGATTTTGAAAGGTTCAGCTATGAGCTGATGTAACCTAGGTTATTATAGCGGTTTGCTTGCGAAAAAGTGAAGATTGTGTTGGGGATatactttttgcttttttaagcttttttttggTTCCTTTCTGCAAATTTGTTGTGTCAAGAAACGCTTGCTAGCAGTGTCCagtaaaacattttgttttagcAAGAGGAAGAGCACAATGCCGTATGTAGTTAGAAAAATTTACCAATTTAACGAATAACGCATACAACTTTAACGAGCTCAGTGTGAACACTATTTTGTTAATAGGgcaaatattcgaaaaaaaatcgttctatgtaaatattttcatactttttataaaatttacattttctcaaaaactcaCTTTAAACCGTAAAGAGTAGCTATgacaaaaattgtaatattatcTTTCAATCGATGTATTAAGTGAAGTAGTTTTGGAGATCCTAACGTTTTTAAAATGCGTTCAATTTACCTTTGACATTCGATATCTTACATATTGTATTTCCATATTTTACCACCGTTGTAATCGTCacaaaaatttttatggaacctcatttttgatttttgcttcAAATGAAGCAGTGCAGTTTTTTACTTATACCACGGCAAATACATAGCTTAGTAGCAAGGTACCGAAAATTTAACAACGCTACAATTTATTCTTTGCATTATATTACAACTTCTAAATTGATTGATGtttgaagcacaaattcataaacttatcatttttatttaaaatataaacattttaatataTCTGGCACGGCTATGAattgacgttttaattttttcctttctaCACTTGATTAGTCAATTGTCAGAAGTTTTCCTCAACTGCTGTCGCACATTACGTTAACTATACGGTGCGCGCTGTAAATttggtatattatattttgggtGTTAATTACACAACCTATAATTGAACAGATCTGTAATTTCTTTCAGATCGGTGACTGGTCGAGAACATAAAATATctgtacaaaaattttacaaaaatgcagCCCGTCAAAGTAATATTCTCGAATGTTGCACGGCGCACTTTCTCTACCTCTCCGAAGACCCTTGCGGCGAAGCAGTTGACCGTGCGAGAAGCTTTAAATTCTGCTTTGGATGAAGAAATGGCACGCGACGACCGTGTGTTTCTGATGGGTGAAGAGGTCGCCCAATATGATGGCGCCTATAAAGTaagcaaaaattatgttttcattCGTACCTGTAGCGACATCATCAACATGAATATGATTACGTAAACGAATTAACACCGACCACTTAAAGAACTTAGAATTAACATCAAGTTAATAGTGTGTGT harbors:
- the LOC128855007 gene encoding uridine diphosphate glucose pyrophosphatase NUDT14-like — encoded protein: MDNITKMWMGPLPNDSPYVKPFRLYYVQNGVEKNWDLLKVHDSVAVILYNSTRRVLIFVRQFRPAVYHSKYTACGYDAAEIDLKRVRPNIGITLELCAGIVDKEKSWRQIAREEVLEECGYDVPLDGIEEVMSYRSGVGSSGAAQTMYYCEVTDDDRVTKGGGVGDEIIEVVEYTIPEAAKLLSKGDKVNSPPSCLLGIAWFLMNKAPKN